A region of uncultured Desulfobacter sp. DNA encodes the following proteins:
- a CDS encoding GspE/PulE family protein yields the protein MHPNYDRYFSAKAICRALISGHLISLDQAKDLLCREREIKEKLVGQTAGNVSGGRQPVLSDISFIDVLVHLHLNRLDKPDKVIDEDLIFKTLADFWHLPYKKIDPLKLELNLVTGTISRSFALRHLLLPLYMKDGKLVVATPDPFNHEAMADVQRVTNLKVTPIVSSKTDVARFIKEFFGFHHSISAAENLFTRQGVDLGNLERFVKLGNMDEPPATDQHIVNAVNHLFSYAFDQKASDVHIEPKRDICLVRMRIDGALHTVYKLPKKLHNAVVSRIKNLSALDMAEKRRPQDGRIKMLKKDQEVEIRVSTIPVAFGEKVVMRIMDPEVLFQDLESLGFSASDLKKYKKLITMPFGIILVTGPTGSGKSTTLYSSLRMLSSPEVNITTIEDPIEMIHEEFNQIGVQPAVDVTFGSVLRNIMRQDPDIIMVGEIRDLETAQAAVQAALTGHLVLSTLHTNDAVSTVFRLLDLGIPPYLLHSSLTGVVAQRLVRKICPHCAQSFEMDRRELAELGLTTSGDGSLKLKHGAGCVKCRNTGYKGRIGIYEILPYTRALKLLTTRNANLGDLRSKAREQGLKPLRENGIEKMLGGQTTYQEILRVTWEQE from the coding sequence ATGCATCCAAATTATGACAGATATTTCAGCGCCAAAGCCATTTGCCGGGCCCTGATTTCAGGGCATCTGATATCTCTGGACCAGGCTAAGGATTTGCTTTGCCGGGAGCGGGAGATAAAAGAAAAACTTGTCGGGCAGACAGCCGGTAATGTGTCCGGGGGCAGGCAGCCCGTGCTTTCCGATATCTCTTTTATCGATGTTCTGGTCCATTTACATCTGAATCGGCTGGACAAACCTGACAAAGTGATTGATGAAGATCTGATTTTTAAAACCCTGGCCGATTTCTGGCATCTTCCGTATAAAAAAATTGATCCTTTAAAGCTTGAACTCAATCTTGTCACCGGCACCATTTCCCGTTCCTTTGCCCTGAGACATCTGCTGCTGCCTTTATATATGAAAGACGGGAAACTTGTGGTAGCCACCCCTGATCCCTTTAATCATGAGGCCATGGCGGATGTGCAGAGGGTGACCAATCTGAAGGTGACCCCCATTGTCAGTTCAAAAACGGATGTGGCAAGATTTATCAAAGAATTTTTCGGGTTTCATCATTCCATCAGTGCCGCTGAAAACCTTTTTACCCGGCAAGGTGTGGATTTAGGCAATCTTGAACGGTTTGTCAAACTCGGAAATATGGATGAACCGCCCGCCACGGATCAGCATATTGTCAATGCTGTGAATCACTTGTTTTCCTATGCCTTTGACCAGAAGGCCAGCGATGTCCATATTGAACCCAAACGGGATATCTGTCTTGTTCGTATGCGCATTGACGGGGCATTGCACACCGTGTACAAATTGCCCAAAAAACTTCACAATGCCGTGGTCAGCCGTATTAAAAATCTGTCTGCCCTGGATATGGCCGAAAAAAGGCGACCCCAGGACGGTCGGATTAAAATGCTCAAAAAGGATCAGGAAGTGGAGATCCGGGTGTCCACGATCCCTGTGGCATTTGGCGAAAAAGTGGTGATGAGGATCATGGATCCTGAAGTTCTGTTTCAGGATCTGGAAAGCCTGGGGTTTTCAGCGTCTGATCTGAAAAAATATAAAAAACTGATCACCATGCCCTTTGGTATTATACTGGTCACTGGCCCCACAGGATCCGGGAAATCCACCACCTTGTATTCTTCATTGCGTATGCTGTCATCCCCCGAGGTGAATATCACCACCATTGAAGACCCCATTGAGATGATCCATGAGGAGTTTAACCAGATTGGGGTTCAGCCGGCTGTGGATGTGACCTTCGGATCTGTTTTACGCAACATCATGCGCCAGGATCCGGATATCATCATGGTGGGAGAGATTAGGGATCTTGAGACGGCCCAGGCTGCGGTACAGGCCGCTTTGACAGGGCATCTGGTGCTTTCAACCCTGCATACCAATGATGCCGTATCCACGGTCTTCAGGCTTTTGGATTTAGGTATCCCGCCCTATCTGCTTCATTCGTCTCTTACCGGGGTTGTTGCCCAGCGTCTGGTGCGCAAAATCTGTCCCCATTGTGCCCAGTCCTTTGAAATGGACCGCCGGGAGCTTGCAGAATTAGGACTTACCACGTCCGGCGATGGTTCCTTGAAGCTGAAACACGGCGCGGGATGCGTGAAATGCAGAAATACCGGCTACAAAGGCCGGATCGGAATTTATGAAATCCTTCCCTATACCCGGGCGTTAAAGTTGTTGACAACCCGGAACGCCAATCTTGGCGACTTGCGAAGCAAGGCCCGTGAACAGGGCCTGAAACCGTTACGGGAAAACGGAATAGAAAAAATGCTTGGAGGCCAGACAACCTACCAGGAAATCCTGAGAGTCACCTGGGAACAGGAGTAG
- a CDS encoding LysM peptidoglycan-binding domain-containing protein, whose translation MPVYEKRFAPLVFLIIIFTLTWLSQVCAGQKPEKFDTDQDTGFYYTIKKGDTLWDLSQKFYNSQWEWPGLWELNREIKNPHWIYPGNAIRVYLKHELKKQTIEKPVPKLVITRFNYPAIHRTGFIRKKQVTSLGTVLREKQGNILMATDDIVYIRPTGKAAFVCGHRYQIYSTAPVNRKTEKRRYKGIMHLVKAELEIIEVNTQYVVGKIKNSYRDVVSGDLVMDFYPRQPTLEVDEHPDPVDAVLLCSEDDTVLVNDYRIAFINKGAKDNIRPGDIYTIKCGNETESVYDVKTGLDIAPVTSGRLIVLHTEPESATVMVLSSTQDIHPGDIVN comes from the coding sequence ATGCCGGTTTACGAAAAAAGATTTGCACCCCTGGTGTTCCTAATTATTATTTTCACCCTGACCTGGCTTTCCCAAGTGTGCGCCGGCCAAAAACCGGAAAAATTTGACACGGATCAGGATACAGGCTTTTATTACACCATCAAAAAAGGAGATACACTTTGGGACCTTTCCCAAAAATTTTATAATTCCCAATGGGAGTGGCCAGGTCTTTGGGAGCTTAACAGGGAAATCAAAAATCCCCACTGGATTTATCCGGGCAACGCCATCAGGGTGTATCTTAAACATGAACTTAAAAAACAGACCATTGAAAAACCGGTTCCCAAACTGGTTATCACCCGATTTAATTATCCCGCCATTCACAGAACAGGATTTATAAGAAAAAAACAGGTCACGTCCCTTGGCACGGTATTGCGGGAAAAACAGGGAAATATATTGATGGCCACCGATGATATCGTTTATATCAGACCCACGGGAAAGGCTGCCTTTGTCTGCGGGCACAGATACCAGATTTATTCAACCGCCCCAGTGAATCGCAAGACAGAAAAACGTCGTTACAAAGGCATCATGCACCTGGTAAAGGCAGAACTTGAAATTATTGAGGTCAACACCCAGTACGTTGTCGGCAAAATTAAAAACTCATACAGGGATGTGGTTTCAGGAGATCTGGTCATGGATTTTTATCCAAGACAGCCCACACTTGAAGTGGATGAACACCCCGATCCTGTGGATGCGGTCTTACTTTGTTCCGAGGACGACACTGTTCTGGTTAACGATTACCGCATCGCCTTTATAAATAAAGGAGCCAAAGATAATATCCGACCGGGAGACATATACACCATCAAGTGCGGAAATGAAACCGAATCGGTTTACGATGTTAAAACCGGACTGGATATCGCACCGGTAACATCGGGCAGACTCATCGTTCTTCATACGGAACCTGAAAGCGCCACGGTCATGGTACTCTCGTCAACCCAGGATATTCACCCCGGCGATATCGTCAATTAA
- a CDS encoding HD domain-containing protein — protein MTRIADLLFEVRMLKDLNRTGYSFLGAGQESVAEHCFTTAFLCFVMSRLEPEVDAEKLISMALVHDTAEARTGDLNYVHKQYNTVDEPHAVSDLIKGLDWAQVIPELIDEFNLGKTREALLANDADQLSFILELKKLQDLGATSPESWLPFVVGRLRTDTGKQIAREILGTRWDEWWTRGYSE, from the coding sequence ATGACACGAATTGCAGATCTCTTGTTTGAAGTACGAATGCTCAAAGACTTGAATCGGACCGGGTATTCTTTTCTTGGCGCAGGCCAGGAAAGTGTTGCTGAACATTGTTTTACCACCGCCTTTCTATGCTTTGTCATGTCCCGGCTTGAGCCGGAGGTGGATGCTGAAAAACTTATTTCCATGGCCCTGGTGCACGATACGGCCGAAGCCCGGACAGGGGATTTGAATTACGTGCATAAACAGTACAACACTGTGGATGAACCCCATGCGGTGTCAGATCTGATCAAGGGCCTTGACTGGGCGCAAGTTATCCCCGAACTTATAGACGAGTTTAACTTGGGAAAAACCAGAGAAGCCCTTCTTGCCAATGATGCGGATCAGCTTTCCTTTATTCTTGAACTTAAAAAGTTACAAGATCTTGGTGCCACTTCCCCTGAATCGTGGTTGCCCTTTGTGGTCGGCCGTCTTAGGACAGATACGGGCAAGCAGATTGCCCGGGAGATCCTTGGCACACGCTGGGATGAGTGGTGGACCCGTGGATACTCGGAATAG
- a CDS encoding HD domain-containing phosphohydrolase: MALRLAILYVGSRCPRDFVSSDPQLSLVCVDTPEAITGPGQRPDIVLMDPFVHDAGISPEKAQMWFDAFSAHKFKFFPAVFVIVPEETRKSIRLTLMEFGADQVVDWPLDIREIKVKAKSAVDAFSLKQDLFSKNSSLEKSFIYLDRFKGELKAIKDELLEDKSNLNTALKQIHQMSQERRRLKESLLSTRKQQVSDVDGFGRILYSLIRQRLEKNRGHGERVGKIACFIAEQMGVSQKKLEDLSKAGMLHEVGLLFLSDDGFAERMPGSKEVSQHSDLRSTAYDQVLMVQFSVKGAQLLANCQGFEGVADIIRFMNENSDGTGYPDGLERKHIPLESRILAGADELETLRENNTGAGIGELLVGLEPLIGSRLDPMVAGWLEKYAVIHFSGKTPEVRGLGVEQLVPGMVLGATLFTRTGTKLLSAGTVLTQAAIDKVIQYHKEYPVDETVYIRA; the protein is encoded by the coding sequence ATGGCTTTGCGCCTTGCCATTTTATATGTGGGGTCCCGATGCCCCCGGGATTTTGTCTCTTCAGATCCCCAGCTATCCCTTGTCTGTGTTGATACGCCGGAAGCGATAACAGGTCCCGGGCAGCGGCCTGATATTGTGCTGATGGACCCGTTTGTTCATGACGCCGGCATCAGTCCTGAAAAGGCTCAGATGTGGTTTGATGCATTCAGCGCCCATAAGTTCAAATTTTTTCCGGCCGTTTTTGTCATTGTTCCTGAAGAAACCCGTAAAAGTATCCGATTAACTCTTATGGAGTTCGGGGCTGACCAGGTGGTGGACTGGCCTCTTGATATAAGGGAAATCAAAGTCAAAGCCAAAAGTGCTGTTGATGCATTTTCCCTTAAACAAGATCTTTTTTCCAAGAACAGTTCCCTTGAAAAGTCTTTTATATACCTGGACCGGTTTAAAGGTGAATTAAAAGCAATCAAAGACGAACTGCTTGAAGATAAAAGCAACCTTAATACGGCTTTAAAACAGATCCATCAGATGTCCCAGGAGCGCCGTCGTTTAAAAGAAAGCCTGTTAAGTACCAGAAAACAGCAGGTGTCGGACGTGGATGGATTCGGGCGCATACTTTACTCACTGATCCGCCAGCGCCTTGAAAAAAATCGCGGCCACGGAGAACGTGTGGGCAAAATTGCCTGCTTTATTGCAGAACAGATGGGGGTGTCGCAAAAAAAGTTGGAGGATCTGTCAAAAGCTGGTATGCTTCATGAAGTCGGGCTTTTATTTCTTTCAGATGATGGATTTGCAGAGCGAATGCCCGGTAGCAAAGAGGTGTCACAACATTCAGATCTCCGGTCCACAGCATATGATCAAGTCCTGATGGTTCAATTTTCTGTGAAGGGAGCCCAACTGCTCGCCAATTGCCAGGGTTTTGAGGGGGTGGCCGACATTATTCGTTTTATGAACGAAAATTCGGATGGCACCGGATATCCCGACGGGCTGGAGCGTAAACATATTCCTCTTGAATCAAGAATTCTTGCCGGAGCTGATGAGCTGGAGACCCTCAGAGAGAATAACACTGGTGCAGGCATCGGAGAGCTTTTAGTCGGCCTTGAACCGTTGATCGGCAGCCGGCTTGACCCCATGGTGGCCGGATGGCTTGAGAAGTACGCCGTGATTCATTTCAGCGGCAAGACGCCGGAGGTTCGCGGCCTTGGGGTTGAACAACTGGTGCCGGGGATGGTTCTGGGAGCAACACTGTTTACCAGGACCGGCACCAAACTGCTTTCGGCCGGAACGGTTTTGACCCAAGCCGCCATTGACAAAGTCATACAATACCACAAAGAGTACCCCGTAGATGAAACTGTTTATATAAGGGCTTGA
- a CDS encoding MotA/TolQ/ExbB proton channel family protein yields the protein MDISSIIGVVSGIGFIIGTILLGGPITMFIDIPSIVIVCGGTVSATMITYPLADVIGMFKVAMKVFMFKIEKPEDIIANLTEISNKARKGGLLSIEGDIQGTSDPYLSQALQMTVDGVKTEDIGDIMQKTMDLTKKNLENGASVFSSMAAYAPAFGMIGTLIGLVQMLANLDDPSTIGPSMAVAMITTFYGAILANLFFTPMSNKLKGRNEVELTNMNIIYEGVLSIREGEHPKLMEDKLKVYLGNTAAKAEK from the coding sequence ATGGATATTTCCTCGATCATCGGCGTTGTTTCAGGGATAGGGTTTATTATCGGCACCATTCTTCTTGGCGGTCCGATCACGATGTTCATAGACATCCCCTCCATCGTTATTGTTTGCGGGGGTACGGTTTCAGCGACCATGATCACTTACCCTTTAGCCGACGTAATCGGTATGTTTAAAGTCGCCATGAAGGTGTTCATGTTTAAAATTGAAAAACCCGAAGATATAATTGCCAATTTGACAGAGATATCCAATAAAGCAAGAAAAGGCGGCCTGCTCTCCATTGAGGGGGATATCCAGGGCACATCCGACCCCTATCTGTCCCAGGCCCTGCAGATGACCGTGGATGGCGTCAAGACCGAGGATATCGGGGATATCATGCAGAAGACGATGGATCTGACCAAGAAAAATCTGGAGAACGGTGCCAGTGTATTCAGCAGTATGGCGGCCTATGCACCGGCTTTTGGTATGATCGGTACCCTGATTGGTCTTGTGCAGATGCTTGCCAATCTGGACGATCCTTCCACCATTGGTCCGTCAATGGCCGTGGCCATGATCACCACCTTTTACGGGGCCATCCTTGCCAACCTGTTTTTTACCCCCATGAGCAATAAGCTCAAAGGCAGGAATGAGGTTGAACTGACCAATATGAATATCATTTACGAAGGGGTTTTATCCATCCGGGAAGGAGAGCACCCGAAATTGATGGAGGACAAGCTTAAAGTTTATCTTGGCAATACCGCTGCAAAAGCAGAAAAATAA
- a CDS encoding OmpA family protein, with protein sequence MAEEDEGSKKKQIIKQEIINVQEGAPEWMATFSDLVTLLMCFFVLMFAMSTTQQETYKELVKSLRSALGAQAVPESGTREGLTMHPVPSEKPSENQAVDEMGAMVEKEMDEIVSEVRELVLFNKLGGEVSVTKTEAGVVITMSDLLLFSEGATNLSPKGLEILEKVAAVLSKLAYHVKVRGHTDSDPITSSIYPSNWELSSARASTVVRLLVANGVPPFYISAEGYAQYHPVATNDTAQGRARNRRVEIVYERDSIARQFEDMNKNRTK encoded by the coding sequence ATGGCCGAAGAAGATGAGGGAAGTAAAAAAAAGCAGATTATCAAACAGGAGATAATCAATGTTCAGGAGGGTGCGCCTGAATGGATGGCGACATTTTCTGATCTTGTAACTCTTCTGATGTGCTTTTTTGTGCTCATGTTTGCCATGAGTACCACCCAGCAGGAAACCTACAAGGAGCTGGTGAAATCCTTAAGGAGTGCTTTGGGGGCCCAGGCTGTGCCTGAATCCGGAACCCGGGAAGGGTTGACCATGCATCCTGTTCCATCTGAAAAACCCAGTGAAAATCAGGCCGTTGACGAGATGGGTGCCATGGTCGAAAAGGAGATGGATGAAATTGTCTCAGAGGTCCGGGAACTGGTTCTGTTTAATAAACTGGGCGGGGAGGTCAGTGTTACCAAAACCGAGGCCGGTGTGGTCATCACCATGTCCGACCTGTTGCTTTTTTCAGAAGGTGCCACCAATTTATCTCCCAAAGGGTTGGAAATTCTTGAAAAAGTGGCAGCGGTTTTATCAAAGCTTGCCTACCATGTAAAGGTCAGGGGGCATACCGATTCCGATCCCATTACATCATCCATTTATCCGTCCAACTGGGAGCTGTCTTCGGCCAGGGCATCTACTGTGGTGCGCCTTCTGGTGGCAAACGGCGTCCCACCTTTTTATATTTCTGCTGAAGGCTATGCCCAGTATCATCCCGTGGCCACCAATGACACAGCCCAGGGACGGGCCCGAAACCGGAGGGTGGAAATTGTTTATGAGCGTGACAGTATCGCCCGCCAGTTTGAAGATATGAATAAGAATAGAACGAAATAG
- a CDS encoding AAA family ATPase: protein MWFGEKHREALATLKYGILDNKGFLLLTGDVGTGKTSLINSLIQSLKQDIIYASVPDPSLDKLDFFNYIAAAFGMEREFTSKGTFLAHFKKFLLNASEQNKKVLLIIDESQLLTQEMLEEIRLLSNIEKQDAKLINIFFIGQNEFNEILNRPQNRAVLQRMTLNYNLDPLTPDEVDEYICHRLKVAGTQERLFDRNAVQEIFIYSGGFPRRINILCDHSLLSGFVKEQRVIDANIVKECAKELKIPAHVSNRDLNASFKSDISYENKNDPAGDLSPGRAFDHHRPLQPPAPPPVPQAPQPKKKLFPWGALVIIIFFFIFAWDYMFPEHYASVISLVEQTLGKKQEIIKEAKTEQMIQPETQHITQNSSHPDNPIQSDPKPNVQEKVQEKSENSEELVFVVDPPETDLSTEFNDPPLPLPKDKITVRFKYDANDLTEEGLEKLQAFSKPLVAHMDSKILITGYTDDLGSDNYNLKLSEFRANIVKSFLLGLGVKNDQMRVQGKGGQDPIESNETVWGRMMNRRVEIEVVE, encoded by the coding sequence ATGTGGTTTGGGGAGAAGCATAGAGAAGCTCTTGCCACCCTTAAATATGGCATCCTGGACAATAAAGGATTCTTGCTTTTAACCGGGGATGTGGGAACAGGTAAGACGTCTCTCATAAACTCATTAATCCAGAGTTTAAAACAGGATATCATCTATGCCTCAGTACCGGATCCGAGTCTGGACAAGCTTGATTTTTTTAATTATATTGCCGCAGCCTTTGGTATGGAAAGGGAGTTTACATCCAAGGGTACATTTCTTGCCCATTTTAAAAAATTTCTTCTCAATGCCAGTGAGCAAAATAAAAAGGTGCTGCTCATCATTGACGAATCCCAGCTGCTTACCCAGGAAATGCTTGAAGAGATCCGTCTGCTGTCAAATATTGAGAAACAGGATGCAAAACTGATAAATATTTTTTTCATAGGGCAGAACGAATTCAATGAGATCCTAAACAGACCCCAGAACAGGGCGGTTCTCCAGAGGATGACCCTGAATTACAACCTGGACCCATTGACACCGGATGAAGTGGATGAATATATCTGTCACAGACTCAAAGTTGCAGGCACACAGGAACGACTGTTTGACCGGAATGCGGTTCAGGAGATTTTTATATATTCAGGCGGATTTCCAAGACGCATCAATATTTTATGCGACCATTCTCTGCTGTCCGGGTTTGTCAAGGAGCAACGGGTCATTGATGCTAACATTGTAAAGGAATGCGCGAAAGAGCTTAAAATTCCGGCCCATGTCTCTAATCGTGATCTCAATGCATCCTTTAAGTCAGATATCAGTTATGAAAATAAAAATGATCCTGCTGGAGACCTGTCGCCAGGCAGGGCTTTTGACCACCACCGGCCCTTACAGCCCCCAGCCCCCCCCCCGGTTCCTCAAGCTCCACAGCCAAAAAAGAAACTATTTCCATGGGGGGCGCTGGTAATTATAATTTTCTTTTTTATTTTTGCATGGGACTATATGTTCCCGGAGCATTATGCATCAGTGATTTCCCTGGTAGAACAGACGTTGGGGAAAAAACAGGAAATAATCAAAGAAGCAAAAACAGAACAAATGATTCAGCCTGAAACTCAGCACATTACCCAGAATTCATCCCATCCGGATAACCCTATCCAGTCTGATCCAAAGCCTAATGTTCAAGAAAAAGTCCAGGAGAAGTCTGAAAATTCGGAAGAGTTGGTATTTGTTGTTGACCCTCCGGAAACAGATTTATCTACTGAATTTAATGATCCACCGCTGCCACTTCCAAAGGATAAAATTACGGTCCGGTTTAAGTATGACGCTAATGATCTTACCGAAGAAGGTCTTGAAAAGCTCCAAGCATTCTCAAAACCCCTGGTGGCTCATATGGATTCAAAAATTCTAATCACCGGATATACGGATGACCTGGGCAGCGACAATTATAATTTAAAATTATCCGAATTCAGGGCCAATATTGTGAAAAGCTTTCTTCTTGGGCTGGGGGTCAAAAACGATCAGATGAGAGTCCAAGGCAAGGGAGGCCAGGATCCCATTGAAAGCAATGAGACGGTATGGGGACGAATGATGAACCGTAGGGTTGAAATAGAGGTTGTTGAATAA
- the tnpA gene encoding IS200/IS605 family transposase, whose translation MKEYESLSHVRWECKYHIVWVPKYRRKKLYGHVRRRFGEIMRDLCRQKGIELVEGHAMPDHVHLCLSVPPKYSVSYVVGFLKGKSAIRLHQDFSNKMRGSKSFWARGYFVSTVGLDENQVRQYIRHQESTENRQMEFDFEN comes from the coding sequence ATGAAAGAATACGAGAGCTTATCTCATGTTAGATGGGAATGTAAATATCATATTGTATGGGTACCCAAATATAGACGGAAAAAGTTGTATGGACACGTGAGGCGGAGATTTGGTGAGATAATGCGAGACTTATGCCGTCAAAAAGGCATTGAATTAGTTGAAGGTCACGCAATGCCGGATCATGTCCATTTATGCCTTTCAGTACCGCCGAAATACAGCGTCTCATATGTGGTTGGTTTCTTGAAAGGAAAAAGCGCAATCCGGTTGCACCAAGATTTTTCAAATAAGATGAGAGGTTCAAAGAGTTTTTGGGCGAGAGGTTATTTTGTAAGTACGGTTGGGTTAGATGAAAACCAGGTACGTCAATATATCAGACACCAAGAAAGTACAGAAAATCGACAAATGGAATTTGATTTTGAAAATTAA
- a CDS encoding PEP-CTERM/exosortase system-associated acyltransferase → MLSKNITYDRFRFGQVIDDEILKDTFRMRYEVYVDEFGFENKTDHPNGLETDEYEKESIHFACLNETDSVVGTIRLVLHSDKGFPIEHATKLNFPGKKPAPEKIGEISRLTVSKDLRRRKEDGIYGVESYLRKKEGGVLPDDGTIPKEMAGRKNPIIVLGLYKVMIQESMRQGLSHWYMITEKKLYYALKKYGYLFHQIGEPVQYHGERIPYFADIHELLVNLKQENAGMYDFLLNGLEQEYWPRT, encoded by the coding sequence ATGCTCAGCAAAAACATTACTTACGACCGATTTCGGTTCGGCCAAGTTATAGATGATGAAATCTTAAAGGATACCTTCCGAATGAGGTATGAAGTCTATGTGGATGAGTTTGGGTTTGAAAACAAAACTGATCATCCGAATGGATTAGAAACAGATGAGTATGAAAAGGAATCCATTCATTTTGCCTGTCTGAATGAAACAGATTCCGTGGTTGGAACCATACGGTTAGTTCTCCATTCAGACAAAGGGTTTCCCATTGAACATGCAACGAAATTAAATTTCCCAGGGAAGAAACCTGCTCCGGAAAAAATTGGAGAAATCTCTAGACTCACGGTAAGCAAAGATCTTCGGCGTCGTAAAGAGGACGGAATATACGGCGTAGAGTCTTATTTAAGGAAGAAAGAAGGAGGGGTATTACCTGACGATGGAACTATTCCAAAAGAAATGGCGGGTAGAAAAAATCCTATCATCGTTTTAGGACTTTACAAGGTCATGATCCAAGAAAGTATGCGACAGGGGCTGAGTCATTGGTACATGATTACTGAAAAAAAATTATACTATGCCTTGAAAAAATATGGATATCTATTCCATCAAATTGGGGAACCTGTACAATATCATGGTGAAAGGATTCCCTATTTTGCAGATATCCATGAACTTTTGGTCAATTTGAAGCAAGAAAACGCGGGAATGTATGACTTTTTGCTTAATGGGCTGGAACAAGAGTATTGGCCGAGAACTTAG
- a CDS encoding IS66 family insertion sequence element accessory protein TnpB, producing MEEIVTITNSPESPASGETPRQFYQKHLANWKDTGLSQAEYCRRNGLIRHRFGYWKKKLFKEEGQVEFAVLPVSLSEQSTPFIRDNISSPLRLMVDSRFSLEIPDQFSQDTLT from the coding sequence ATGGAAGAAATTGTCACCATCACAAACAGCCCGGAATCACCAGCATCAGGAGAGACCCCGCGCCAATTTTACCAGAAACATCTGGCGAACTGGAAGGATACCGGCCTCAGTCAAGCCGAATACTGCAGGCGAAACGGTTTGATCCGCCACCGTTTCGGGTATTGGAAAAAAAAGCTCTTTAAAGAGGAAGGACAGGTGGAATTTGCCGTGCTCCCTGTGAGTCTCTCGGAACAAAGTACCCCTTTTATTCGAGACAATATATCTTCCCCTCTTCGCCTCATGGTGGACTCCAGGTTCAGCCTGGAGATTCCGGATCAGTTTTCCCAGGACACCCTGACATAA